GGGCGGGCACGCCGTCGCCGACGTGCCCGTGCAGGACAGCCTGTACGGCAGCGCAGCGCAGGCCATCGCGCCGGCGCTGGCGCCCGCCGGGTTCGGCGAGTGGCACTCTGCCGCGGCCCTGGTCACCGGGTTCGTCGCCAAGGAGGTCGTGGTCGGGTCGTTCGCCCAGACCTACGCCGTCGACGAGCCCTCCGACCCCAGCCAGGCCGGGGACCTGGGCGCGCAGATGCGGGCGACGTTCGAGGAGACGTCGGGCGGGCACGCCGCGGCGGCCGCGGCGGCGTTCATGGTGTTCGTGCTCGCGTACACCCCGTGCGTGGCGACGCTCGCCGAGCAGAAGCGGCTGTTCGGAGGGCGGTGGACGATCGGGGCGATGGTGGTCCAGCTCGCCGTCGCGTGGGTGCTCGCCGTGGCGGTGTTCCAGGTGGGGAGGCTGCTGTGAGCGTGCTCGCGGACGTGCTGCGCGAGGCTCGCACGGGCGCCACGAGCGAGGGCATCGCGCGGCGCCTGGGCATCGACCCGGGCCTCGCGGAGGCGATGGTCGACCACTGGGCGAGGCTCGGCGTGGTGCACAAGGCCCACGACGTGCTCGGGTGCTCCGGCGGCTGCCCGGCCGCTGGCGCCACGCGGGACGGCGAGGCCCCGCGTCTGCCCATCGGCTGCGCCGGGTGCCCGATGGCGACGCTGCCGCGCGCCTGAGGGGGCGCGGCTGGCCGGTTGAGCCGAGGTCAGCGGCGCAGGGTCAGCAGGCGCAGCGCGCCGGACAGCAGTGCCGGCTCGTGCGCGGCCGTCGCACGCCGCGCGGTGCGCTCGACGAGCTCGTCCACCAGCTCGGGGAGCGCGCCCGGCCGCCCAGACACCCATGCCCCCAGCACGGCCTGGAGCGGCAGCTCGAGCGCGGTGGTGTCCGGATGGGCGAGCGCCAGGTCGCGGGTGCCGGCCACAGCGACCCAGTGGGCGCCCGGGGCCCGGCGGACCACCAGGTCGCCGACGGCGATCCCCGCCGCCGTGGTGGTGGGCCGCGGGTCCCATCGCAGCGCCGGCTCGGTCGCGTGCCACGCCGCGGCGTACCTGTCGAACACCGCGCTGAGCTGGTCCAGGTCGTCGAGGTCGGTGTCGGGCCCGTGCAGGTGGCGGCGGCACTCCTGCATCCAGTGCAGGTCGGCCGGGTCCAGCGGGCGAACCGCGGGGCGGGCGTCGGGGGCCGCACGCCCCGCGGCGGTGCGGGGGGACGGGACGAGGGTCGAGCGGCGATCACGCGCGTGGCGAGCCCTCGTCGTCATGGCTCGTACATCGGCATGCGGGGCATCCGGCACGATCACTCAGCCGGGTGAACCTCGCGCCCTGGCGACCCCGGCGCCGTCCGAGGGGCGGCGTCCCGGACACCCCCTCATCCGGCGGTGGGAGACTGCCGTTTGTGTCGACCGTCACCACTCCCGCACCCCGTGAGCACCAGCCTGCCGCCGACCTCGTGCACGCGTTGCGCGCGGTCGTGCGAGGGCCGGTGGACGACTCCACCCGCCGCCGCGCCGAGTACTCGACCGACGCGTCGAACTACCGCGTGCCGCCGCAGGTCGTGGTGTTCCCGCGCGACGTCGACGATGTGCTCGCCACGCTGGACGTGGCCCGTGAGGCGGGGGCGCCCCTGACCGCGCGCGGCGGCGGCACGTCCGTCGCCGGGAACGCCGTGGGCCCGGGGATCGTCATCGACTTCTCGCGGTCCGTGAACCGGGTCCTCGAGATCGACCCGGAGGCCCGCACGGCGCGCATCGAGCCGGGCGTGATCATGACGGAGCTGCAGAGGCAGGCGGCGCCGTTCGGCCTCCGGTTCGGGCCCGACCCGTCCACCCAGGCTCGCGCGACCCTCGGCGGGATGATCGGCAACAACGCGTGCGGCCCGCGGGCCGTCGCCTACGGCCGCACCGCCGACAACGTGGTCGCCCTCGACGTGGTCGACGGCCTGGGCCGCCGGTTCACCGCGGGCAAAGGGCTCGACCCCGTCCCAGGCCTCGACGAGCTGGTGCGACGTGAGCTCGAGACCCTGCGCACCGAGCTCGGGCGGTTCGGCCGCCAGGTCTCCGGGTACTCCCTGGAGCACCTGCTGCCCGAGCGCGGCGCGGACCTGGCCAAGGCGCTCGTCGGCAGCGAGGGCACCCTCGTGACGATCGTCGGGGCCACGGTCAACCTGGTGCCGGTCCCGGCCGCGCCCGTGCTCGTCGTCCTGGGGTACCCGGACATGCCCACTGCCGCGGACGCAGTTCCCGCGCTGCTCGAGCACCAGCCGCTGGCCATCGAGGGCATGGACGCGCGGCTCGTCGATGTGGTCCGCCGGGTCCGCGGCGCCAGCGCGGTGCCGCATCTGCCCTCCGGCGGCGGCTGGCTCATGGTCGAGGTCGGCGGCCCCACCCTCGACGAGGCGCTGGACAACGCCCGGGCGCTCGCGGCCGACGCCGCCACCGACGCGGTGCAGGTGTACCCGCCAGGGCCGGAGGCCGCCGCGATGTGGCGCATCCGGGAGGACGGCGCCGGCCTGGGCGGCCGCACGCCCGCCGGGGAGCAGGCGTGGCCCGGCTTCGAGGACTCCGCGGTGCCGCCCGCGCGGCTCGGCGCGTACCTGCGCGAGCTCGAGGCGCTGATGGCGTCGCACGGGGTGGACGGCCTCGCGTACGGCCACTTCGGCGACGGCTGCGTGCACCTGCGGCTCGACGTGCCGCTCGAGCGCTCGGGCGACCCGCTGCGCGCCTTCATGACCGACGCCGCGCATCTGGTGGCCGCGCACGGCGGCTCGCTGTCCGGGGAGCACGGCGACGGCCGTGCCCGCAGCGAGCTGCTGCCGGTCATGTACTCGGCGCGCGCGATCGAGGCGTTCGGCGCCATGAAGTCCCTGCTCGACCCGCGGGACCTGCTCAACCCGGGTGTGCTGGTGCGCCCGCGACCGCTCGACGCCGACCTGCGCCGGCCCGCCGCGCGCCCCCTGCCGGCCCTGGTCGGACGGGACGGCGGCTTCGCGTTCGAGCACGACGCCGGCGACCTGACCACCGCCGTCCACCGTTGCGTCGGTGTCGGCAAGTGCCGTGCCGACACCAGCGCGTCGGGCGGCTTCATGTGCCCGTCGTACCTGGCCACCCGCGATGAGAAGGACTCCACGCGGGGCCGGGCCCGCGTGCTCCAGGAGCTGGCGAACGGCACGCTCATCACGCGCGGCTGGTCCGCGCCCGAGGTCGAGCAGTCCCTCGACCTGTGCCTGAGCTGCAAGGCCTGCTCGTCCGACTGCCCTGCCGGGGTCGACATGGCGCAGTACAAGTCGGAGGTGCTGTTCCGCAAGTACCGCCGCCGGGTGCGGCCCGTGACGCACTACCTGCTGGGCTGGCTTCCGCGCTGGATCCGCCTGGTGACGAGCGTGCCCGGCCTGGCCCAGGTCGCCAATGGGGCGCTGCGCTGGCGCCCGTTGGCCAAGGTGGTGCTCGGGGCCGGCGGCATGGACACCCGCCGCCGCATGGTCACGTTCGCCCCGACCCCGTTCCGCACGTGGTGGCGCCGCGAGCAGCGCCGGGCCGGCGCTGTGGCAGGCGGCCAGACGGCGGGCGGATCACCCCGTCCGAAGGTGCTGCTGTGGACCGACTCGTTCAGCGACTCGCTGTCCCCGTCGGTGCCGCAGGCTGCCGTCCGGGTGCTGCGGGCCGCCGGGTACGACGTGCTGGTGCCCGAGGCGGAGGCCTGCTGCGGGCTCACCTGGATCACCACGGGCCAGCTCCCCGCGGCCCGCAAGAAGCTCACGGAGCTGCTCGGCGTGCTGGGCCCCTACGCCGTGAACGGCATCCCGATCGTCGGCCTCGAGCCGTCCTGCACGGCGGTGCTCCGCTCCGACCTGCTGGACTTGCTGCCCGACGACCCGCGCGCGGTCGCGGTCTCCCGGCAGACGCACACCCTCGCCGAGCTGCTGATGGCCCCGGCGCCCATCGGGCCGGACCCGGAGTCCGGCTGGACGCTGCCCGACCTGTCCGACGTCACCGCCGTGGTGCAGCCGCACTGCCACCACCACTCGGTGATGACCTACACGGCGGACCGCACGCTGCTCAGCGAGGCCGGGGCCACCTTCCGGACGCTCGCGGGCTGTTGCGGCCTGGCCGGGAACTTCGGCATGGAGAAGGGCCACTACGACGTCTCGGTCGCCGTGGCCGAGCACGAGTTGCTGCCGGCGCTGCGGGAGGCCGGGCCGCAGGACGTGTTCCTCGCTGACGGCTTCTCATGCCGCACCCAGGCCGACCACCTCGCCGACGTCCACGGGGTCCACCTGGCCGAGCTGCTGGCCGCGCACCTGCCCGCGACAGAGCGCTGACGGGCTCGCCGGGCGGCCGTTCCTGGGTGGAGTGGACAACTCGGTCTACCCTGGACGGACGTCCAGTGGACGTCCTGTGCAGGTTCGGCCATGCGGGCGATGATCGCCCGGCGGGGATGCCCAGACATGCCAGACTCTCATCGGCCGGGCTCCTGGCAGACCAGCGTGAGACGCCCGCAGGCTCGAGCCCGCCGCGCCAAGGAAGCAGGAGCAGATGCCGATCTTCGAGCTCGACGAGGGCCGCCCCCTCCTCGTCCAGCCGATGCAGCCCGCTGCCGGCACCTTCGCGCCCGACGCGTCGGCACTGGTGACCGAGCACCTGACCGCACTGCTCGGTGAAGAGCTGTTCCTCGTGACCACCCGCACCGCGCCCGAGGGGGCGCAGCTGCTGGCCCTGGACGCGGCGGGCCGCCCTGTCGTCGTCGAGACCGCTCCTGTGCTCGACGGCCCGGCGCTGGTCCGGGCGCTGAACCACGCGGGGACCGCCGCGACCCGCACCCGCGGAGAGCTGCTGCGAGCGTACGACGGCGGGCGCAGCGCGTTCGACGCCGACCTCGCGGCATTCCGGGAGCGCGTGCCGATGCGCGGCGGAGCGACGGACGGCGCCGTCCGGCTGGTGGTGCTGTGCGCCGAGGTGGACGCCGAGATCGGCGACGCCGTGGCGTTCCTGCGGTCGACCGGGGACGTGCAGGTGCTGCAGACCGGGGTGGTGCAGGGCGCCGACGGGCGCCGGTTCGTCGAGGTCTCCCCGTGGTCGCACGATGGCTCCACGGCCCGTCGGGCCGTCGAGCCCGCTCCCACGCGGGCAGCAGACCCAGTGCTCGACCTCACGAGCAGGCACGCCCACACCGCGGCCCAGGCCATCGTGCCCCCGCCCGTCACCGCACCGCCGGCGTCACCGGTCTCGGTGAGCTCCGCGGAGCCTGTCGCCGCTCCGGCCCGCGACCTCCCGGCGGCGACCGCTCCCGCGTCTGAGTCCGCTACGACCTCGGACCTCCCGCCCACGCCGGCGCCGCTGCCCACGCCGGCGCCGCTGCCTGCGCAGCACGGCCCCCAGTCCCCCCGGAACGAGCCTGGGCGTCGCGCGGGGAGCGTCTTCCCGTCGCCAGCCCGCCCGACCCCGGCCAGCGCCCGCGTCGACGAGACGATCGTGCTGCCCGCCGGGGCGGTCGAGGACTTCGACGAGGAGCTGGGCCGCACCCGCCCCTCGGTCGACCGCTGGGAGCCGGCGACGGCGGCCACCGGCGCCCCTGCGGCGGCTCCGCCCGAGGAGGACGCGCGCTGGACGGGACCGAGCCGTCGCAACCCCGGGGCCGCGGAGTGGCCCGACCTGGCGTCGACCGGCATGCACCGGGTGGCGCCCGATTGGGCCGCGGTGACCCCCGAGGCCGCCTCGTCGAGCACCGCCCGGCCCGCCACATCCCCCACGCCGGGCCACGGCCAGTGGCCTGCTCCCGAGAGGCCCTCGGGGACCCGCGCGCCGTTCGTCCCGCCGACCGGTCCGCAGCCCGCCGCGCGCCGGGTGTCGGCGGTCCCCCCGCCCGCGGACCTGACGCCCTGGACCGGCGTCCCCTCCCAGCCGACGCCCCGGCCGCACCCCGCGCTGGCCGCGCTCGCAGGGGAGCAGGGCGCCGCCACGGCGCTCGTGTGGGTCCGCGCCCGTCGGGGGCAGCGGCTGGTGGCCACCCTCCGCGTCGACGGCGTGATCGAGCTGCCCGACGGGCAGCTGGTCTCCGACCCGGACGAGGCCGCGGCCACTGCCGCCGACGCCGAGGGGACGGTCGACGGGTGGCGGGCCTGGCGGCTCGGCGACGGCGGCCCCACCCTGCTCGAGGCCACCGGCGCCTGACAGCGGAGTGGCGCGTCAGCCCCAGCCGTACGCGGCGAGCCAGCGGCTGGTCTCGGCGTAGAACTGGGCGCGCACGGGCGGCCTGGAGAGCGTCAGGTCGTGCAGCCCACCGGGGATCCGCGCGATCGTCACGATGGGGCCCAGCTGCACTGCACGGCGTGCGAGCAGCTCGACGTCGAGCACCGAGTCAGACTGGCGCATCGCCTCGCTCCATCGCGGGCTGATCGAGGAGCGGCTGGAGGCGGCCATGAGGATCGGCGCCTGGATGTCGAGCCCTCGTGCCACCTGCGCGTGGCCGTCCAAGATGGCGCGGAGCCAGCCGGCGCGGACCGGGAAAGCCGGCACGGGCCGCCACCGCGGGTCGTACTCCCACTCGCCGCCGTCGACCGCGCGCAGCGTGCGCGCGTAGTACCCGGGGTCGATGTTCGGCAGCGCCGCGCGAGGGCTGAACCGGGCGAGCTGGTGGATCGCCGGGGTGCTCACGTGGCGGAGCACCGCCGAGCCCTGCAGCTCGAGCCACGGGCTGTTCAGCACGAGGGCGTCGGCCTCGCCCGGGCGCCGGTTGGCCCACAGCACGGAGACGAGCCCGCCCGTGGAGTGGCCCATCAGCAGCAGGCGTGACCGCGGGCCCAGGTCGCGCCGTATCTGCGCGATGGCGGCGTCGATCTCCTCGTCGTAGGTCCGCAGGTCGTCGACGTACCCGGGCGTCTGGTGCTCGCGCAGGCTGCGGCCGTACTTCCGCAGGTCCAGCGCGTAGAAGGCGGCGCCCTGCCGGTGCCAGAACTCGGCCAGCTCGGTCTGGAAGAAGTAGTCAGACCAGCCGTGCAGGTACAGCACGGCACGGGAGGGGCGGAGCGCCTCCGGGCTGGGCGGGGCGTACCGCACGAGCGTGGCGACCACCTCGCCCTCGTCGTCGGGCGCGAGCTCGAGCGTCCGGGCGCGAAAGTCGGGCCCGAGCACATCGGGCTGCCAACGACCGGCCACTCGTCCCTCCCTCTCCTCATGCCTCCGTGGTGGCGGCGGCTCAGACCTCGAGCACGACCTTGCCGAACTGCGCGCCGTCGGCGAGCCGCCGCAGCCCCGCGTCGGCCCGGGCGAGCGGGTAGGTCGCGTCGACCAGTGGGCGCAGGCCTGTCCTGTCAAGCAGGGCCAGCAGGTGCACGAGGTCCTCACGGGAGCCCATCGTGACCCCGACCACGGAGAGCTCGAGGAAGAAGATGCGCTGGAGCTGGGCCGCGTCGGGGTCACCGGACGTGGCGCCCGCGACGACCACCGTGCCCCCGGGGCGCAGCGCGCTGATGGAGTGCGCCCAGGTCGCGGCGCCCACCGTCTCCAGCACCAGGTCCGCCTTGGCGGGGAGCCGCTCCCCGGGGGCCAGGGCCCCGGCGGCCCCGAGCTCGAGGGCGCGGGCGCGGCGGCCCTCGTCCCGGCTGGTGACCCACACCTCCAGGCCCGACGCGGCGCCGAGCAGCACCGCGGCGGTGGCCACCCCGCCTCCCGCGCCCTGCACGAGCACCCGCTGGCCGGGGGTCGCGCGCCCACTTGTGAACAGCATCCGGTAGGCGGTGAGCCAGGCGGTGGGCACGCACGCGGCCTCGACGAAGGACAAGCCTGCCGGCTTGTCGACGAGGTTCCACGTGGGCACGGAGACCTGCTCGGCGAGCGTGCCGGGATACCGCTCGGAGAGCAGGCTCCGTGGCTCGTCCGGGCCGACGCCGTGGCCGCTGGCGCCGCCGATGACGGAGTGCACCACTACCTCCCGCCCGTCCGGGGCGACCCCGGCGGCGTCGGTGCCCAAGATCATCGGCAGCCGGTCTCCACGCAGCCCGACCCCCCGCAGGGACCACAGGTCGTGATGGTTCAGGCTCGCCGCGCGGACGTCCACCGTGGTCCAGTGCTCGCGCTCGGCCGGCGCGGGTCGCTCGCCGATCTCCAGAGCGCTCAGCGGGTCGTCGGGGTCGGTCCGGGCGGCGTACGCGGCGAGCATCTGTGCACCGTACCGCGCTGCGGCGTCGCGGACCCGTGCGTCGCGGGCCCGGCGGACCGGCTCAGATCAGGGGCAGGACCCGGCCGAGGTCCGGCACGGCGTCCGACGTGTAGGAGGCCTGCAACGCGCCGGCCAGCGTGTCGACGTCGAACGGGATGCGGCCGGCGGCGAGCCGCGTCCACGTGAGCGGCTCGACCACCTCGAGGCTCCAGCCGCCACGCGCGACGAGCACGTCGAGCAGCGTCTGGGAAACGAGCTGGAGGGCGCCGTGGTCCACGGGGCCCGGGCCGGGGGCGCCGCGATCGAGCGTCACGGGGCCGTGGGGTCGGGCGTCGGCACGCTCGACGGAGCGCTGCAGGTCGTCGGCGTGCACCACGAGCTCGATGACGCGCGTGGCGACCATGTCGCTGAGCCGGATCGGGCCGCGCCGGGCGACCACCACCTGATCGGCCGTCCCGAGGGCGTCGAGGTGGGCGAAGGCCTCCGTCGCAAGGGCGTCGACGCCCTCCAGTGGGGCGGTGGAGATCGACTCGGCCAGGTCGCGCGTGCCCTGCGCGATGGAGTCGGCGCTGCCCGCGTAGCCGGCGACGTACTCGCCCAGGGCCTGCGGCACGGTTCCGGGAGGTGCGGGCTCCAGCACGCTGAGGGCGTTGAGCGCCCGCCCGACGTGCGCCACCAGGTCCGCCACCGTCCAGCCGCCGAGGATGCTCGGCTCGGCGCCGACGCGGGCGTCGACCTGATCGCCGATCCACGCGCGCAGGAGGGCCCACTGCTCGCGCAGGGCGCCCGTGGCCGCGGCGAGCTCGGGCGAGGGCGGCGCGGGGGTGCTGGTCATCTGCCCATCCTCGCGCAGGGCCGGCTCCGGGCGCAGTGGTTCGACCCGGGGGAGTGCCGACCCGTTTCAGAGCCCGCCGAGGAACTCCGTGATGATGGCGCCCAGTTGCTCGGCCTCGATGAGGAACCCGTCGTGGCCGTAGTCCGAGTGGATGGTCCGCACCGGGCCGGCGCCCGGGATCCCGGCGGCGATGCGCGCCGACTGCGCCGGGAGGAAGAGCCGGTCCGAGTCCACCGCCACGACCAGGGCCTTCGCGGTGATCGCCGCGAGCGCCGCTTCGACGCCCCCGCGGTCGCGGCCGAGGTCATGCGTGATCATCGTGCGGGTCAGCACCACGTACGTGTTCGCGTCGAACCGCCGGGCGAGCTTGTCGCCGTGGTGGTCCAGGTAGGACTGCACCGCGAAACGCCCGCCCTCGAACGGGTTCTCGCCGCCCTGGGGAATCCGCCCGAACCGCTCGTCCAGCTCGAACGCGGAGCGGTAGGTCTGGTGGGCGATCTGCCGCGCGAGGCCGAGCCCCAGGTGCGGCCCCTCGCCATCGGGCGCGTCGTAGTAGTCCCCGCCCGCGAACCCCGGGTCGGCGTGGATCGCGGCGAGCTGGGTGTGGAAGCTCGCGATCTGGTCCCCGGAGGTCTGCGCCGCGGTGGCGATCGCCGCCAGGCCGCGGACCCGATGAGGGGCCGTGGCCGCCCACTCGAGGACGCGCTGGCCGCCCATCGAGGCGCCCGCCACCAGGGCCCAGGCGCCGACGCCCAGCGCGTCGGCGAGGCGCAACTCGGCCGCGACCTGGTCCCGCACCGTCACGTGCGGGAACCTGCTGCCCCACGGCCGCCCGTCGGGCGCGGTGGAGGACGGCCCGGTCGAGCCTTGGCAGCCGCCGAGGACGTTCGGGGCCACCACGAAGTAGCGATCGGTGTCGATCGGAGCGCCGGGCCCCACCAGGGACGACCACCACCCTGGGGTGGGGTGCCCCGGCCCCGCGTCGCCCGTGACGTGCGAGTCGCCCGTCAGGGCGTGCAGCACCAGCACCGCGTTGTCACGGGCCTCGTTGAGCGTCCCCCACGTCTCGTAGGCGAGTCGCACAGCAGGCAGGCGCCCGCCGCCCTCGAGGTCGAGCG
The sequence above is a segment of the Cellulomonas chengniuliangii genome. Coding sequences within it:
- a CDS encoding FeoC-like transcriptional regulator codes for the protein MSVLADVLREARTGATSEGIARRLGIDPGLAEAMVDHWARLGVVHKAHDVLGCSGGCPAAGATRDGEAPRLPIGCAGCPMATLPRA
- a CDS encoding FAD-binding and (Fe-S)-binding domain-containing protein — translated: MSTVTTPAPREHQPAADLVHALRAVVRGPVDDSTRRRAEYSTDASNYRVPPQVVVFPRDVDDVLATLDVAREAGAPLTARGGGTSVAGNAVGPGIVIDFSRSVNRVLEIDPEARTARIEPGVIMTELQRQAAPFGLRFGPDPSTQARATLGGMIGNNACGPRAVAYGRTADNVVALDVVDGLGRRFTAGKGLDPVPGLDELVRRELETLRTELGRFGRQVSGYSLEHLLPERGADLAKALVGSEGTLVTIVGATVNLVPVPAAPVLVVLGYPDMPTAADAVPALLEHQPLAIEGMDARLVDVVRRVRGASAVPHLPSGGGWLMVEVGGPTLDEALDNARALAADAATDAVQVYPPGPEAAAMWRIREDGAGLGGRTPAGEQAWPGFEDSAVPPARLGAYLRELEALMASHGVDGLAYGHFGDGCVHLRLDVPLERSGDPLRAFMTDAAHLVAAHGGSLSGEHGDGRARSELLPVMYSARAIEAFGAMKSLLDPRDLLNPGVLVRPRPLDADLRRPAARPLPALVGRDGGFAFEHDAGDLTTAVHRCVGVGKCRADTSASGGFMCPSYLATRDEKDSTRGRARVLQELANGTLITRGWSAPEVEQSLDLCLSCKACSSDCPAGVDMAQYKSEVLFRKYRRRVRPVTHYLLGWLPRWIRLVTSVPGLAQVANGALRWRPLAKVVLGAGGMDTRRRMVTFAPTPFRTWWRREQRRAGAVAGGQTAGGSPRPKVLLWTDSFSDSLSPSVPQAAVRVLRAAGYDVLVPEAEACCGLTWITTGQLPAARKKLTELLGVLGPYAVNGIPIVGLEPSCTAVLRSDLLDLLPDDPRAVAVSRQTHTLAELLMAPAPIGPDPESGWTLPDLSDVTAVVQPHCHHHSVMTYTADRTLLSEAGATFRTLAGCCGLAGNFGMEKGHYDVSVAVAEHELLPALREAGPQDVFLADGFSCRTQADHLADVHGVHLAELLAAHLPATER
- a CDS encoding alpha/beta hydrolase — protein: MAGRWQPDVLGPDFRARTLELAPDDEGEVVATLVRYAPPSPEALRPSRAVLYLHGWSDYFFQTELAEFWHRQGAAFYALDLRKYGRSLREHQTPGYVDDLRTYDEEIDAAIAQIRRDLGPRSRLLLMGHSTGGLVSVLWANRRPGEADALVLNSPWLELQGSAVLRHVSTPAIHQLARFSPRAALPNIDPGYYARTLRAVDGGEWEYDPRWRPVPAFPVRAGWLRAILDGHAQVARGLDIQAPILMAASSRSSISPRWSEAMRQSDSVLDVELLARRAVQLGPIVTIARIPGGLHDLTLSRPPVRAQFYAETSRWLAAYGWG
- a CDS encoding zinc-binding dehydrogenase, with the translated sequence MLAAYAARTDPDDPLSALEIGERPAPAEREHWTTVDVRAASLNHHDLWSLRGVGLRGDRLPMILGTDAAGVAPDGREVVVHSVIGGASGHGVGPDEPRSLLSERYPGTLAEQVSVPTWNLVDKPAGLSFVEAACVPTAWLTAYRMLFTSGRATPGQRVLVQGAGGGVATAAVLLGAASGLEVWVTSRDEGRRARALELGAAGALAPGERLPAKADLVLETVGAATWAHSISALRPGGTVVVAGATSGDPDAAQLQRIFFLELSVVGVTMGSREDLVHLLALLDRTGLRPLVDATYPLARADAGLRRLADGAQFGKVVLEV
- a CDS encoding maleylpyruvate isomerase N-terminal domain-containing protein — its product is MTSTPAPPSPELAAATGALREQWALLRAWIGDQVDARVGAEPSILGGWTVADLVAHVGRALNALSVLEPAPPGTVPQALGEYVAGYAGSADSIAQGTRDLAESISTAPLEGVDALATEAFAHLDALGTADQVVVARRGPIRLSDMVATRVIELVVHADDLQRSVERADARPHGPVTLDRGAPGPGPVDHGALQLVSQTLLDVLVARGGWSLEVVEPLTWTRLAAGRIPFDVDTLAGALQASYTSDAVPDLGRVLPLI
- the metX gene encoding homoserine O-acetyltransferase MetX, with translation MSSEHTARVAASGGPRRAGASASTAAATGRRTAPAAPASSPARASSAWREGDEPGRRLFLDTGPLDLEGGGRLPAVRLAYETWGTLNEARDNAVLVLHALTGDSHVTGDAGPGHPTPGWWSSLVGPGAPIDTDRYFVVAPNVLGGCQGSTGPSSTAPDGRPWGSRFPHVTVRDQVAAELRLADALGVGAWALVAGASMGGQRVLEWAATAPHRVRGLAAIATAAQTSGDQIASFHTQLAAIHADPGFAGGDYYDAPDGEGPHLGLGLARQIAHQTYRSAFELDERFGRIPQGGENPFEGGRFAVQSYLDHHGDKLARRFDANTYVVLTRTMITHDLGRDRGGVEAALAAITAKALVVAVDSDRLFLPAQSARIAAGIPGAGPVRTIHSDYGHDGFLIEAEQLGAIITEFLGGL